A genomic window from Carassius auratus strain Wakin chromosome 45, ASM336829v1, whole genome shotgun sequence includes:
- the LOC113063050 gene encoding dimethylaniline monooxygenase [N-oxide-forming] 5-like isoform X2 has protein sequence MAKRVAVIGGGTSGLACIKCCLDEGLEPVCFETSDDIGGLWRFKENPDPDRASIYHSLIINTSKEMMCFSDFPIPAHFPNYMHHSLIMDYFHMYADHFQLKRHIRFQTKVLHVTPRPDFPHSGQWDVETESKDGRREKQVFDAVMVCTGHHCHPHLPLQDFPGINTFKGKYFHSRDYKNPEEWRGKRVIVIGIGNSGGDIAVELSRMAKQVYLSTRRGSWILNRVGNKGFPADMMFKKRALWFLQLLSVGFLNKWREQQLNKRFNHKLYGLQPAHRIFSQHPTVNDDLPNRILSGTVSVKPNVKEFRGSSVVFEDGTVEDDIDLVVFATGYTFSFPFLPSHLIPVSKNKVSLYKYVYPPGLECQTLAVIGLIQPLGAIMPISEMQARWATRVFKGLCKLPPMSAMLKEIKAKEEAMAKRYVVAQRHTIQVDYLPYMDELAEQVGVCPPILKLLLTDPRLALNIIFGPCTPYQFRLYGPGQWDGARQAILTQWDRVTKPLKTRCTPEPQSQRSSHSLIFSVSVAALLSALYYSRASLHALIADPSSLLDKIRAFVPSPLTTH, from the exons ATGGCTAAACGTGTTGCTGTGATTGGAGGAGGAACCTCTGGGCTGGCCTGCATCAAATGCTGCCTGGATGAAGGTCTGGAGCCAGTGTGTTTCGAGACCAGTGATGACATTGGAGGACTCTGGAGGTTTAAG GAAAATCCAGATCCAGATCGTGCGAGCATTTACCACTCTTTGATTATCAACACTTCAAAGGAGATGATGTGTTTCAGTGATTTCCCCATTCCTGCCCACTTCCCAAACTACATGCACCACTCCCTCATCATGGACTACTTCCACATGTACGCTGACCACTTCCAGCTCAAACGCCACATCCGCTTCCAG ACAAAAGTTCTTCATGTTACACCAAGGCCAGACTTCCCTCACTCTGGACAGTGGGATGTAGAGACAGAGTCCAAAGATGGTCGGAGAGAGAAGCAGGTGTTTGATGCTGTGATGGTCTGCACCGGACACCACTGTCACCCTCATCTCCCTCTACAGGACTTTCCAG GAATAAACACATTTAAGGGGAAATACTTCCACAGCCGTGACTACAAAAACCCTGAAGAATGGAGAGGGAAGAGGGTAATTGTGATTGGCATTGGGAACTCTGGAGGAGATATTGCTGTGGAGCTGAGCAGAATGGCCAAACAG GTTTATCTGAGCACCCGAAGGGGATCTTGGATATTGAATCGTGTAGGAAACAAAGGTTTTCCAGCAGAtatgatgtttaaaaaaagagcACTATGGTTTCTTCAATTGTTGTCTGTTGGATTTCTTAACAAATGGAGAGAACAACAGCTCAATAAACGGTTCAACCACAAGCTCTATGGGCTGCAGCCTGCACACAG AATTTTCAGTCAACATCCCACGGTCAATGATGACTTACCAAACCGCATCCTGTCTGGTACCGTCTCAGTCAAGCCAAATGTTAAAGAGTTTCGTGGGTCAAGTGTGGTGTTTGAGGATGGCACTGTTGAAGATGACATTGATCTGGTGGTGTTTGCCACAGGCTACACTTTCTCATTCCCATTCCTGCCTTCACATTTAATTCCTGTCTCAAAGAACAAGGTATCCCTGTACAAATACGTATATCCCCCAGGACTGGAGTGCCAAACTTTAGCCGTGATTGGTCTGATCCAGCCTCTGGGAGCCATTATGCCCATCTCTGAGATGCAAGCGCGATGGGCCACACGTGTTTTTAAAG gACTGTGCAAACTGCCTCCAATGAGTGCAATGTTGAAggaaattaaagcaaaagaggAGGCAATGGCTAAAAG GTATGTGGTCGCCCAGAGACACACCATCCAGGTGGACTACCTCCCCTACATGGATGAGTTGGCTGAACAAGTCGGTGTCTGTCCTCCTATCCTGAAGCTGCTCCTGACAGACCCAAGATTGGCTCTGAACATCATCTTTGGTCCCTGCACCCCGTACCAGTTTCGTTTGTATGGACCGGGACAATGGGACGGTGCACGTCAGGCCATCCTGACTCAATGGGATCGAGTCACCAAACCCCTGAAAACACGCTGTACACCAGAGCCGCAGTCACAGCGCTCCTCTCATTCACTCATATTCTCAGTGTCTGTTGCAGCGCTGCTGTCTGCTCTGTATTACAGCAGAGCCAGTCTGCATGCACTCATAGCAGACCCTTCATCACTCCTGGACAAGATCAGGGCTTTTGTACCATCGCCACTGACCACACactaa
- the LOC113063051 gene encoding dimethylaniline monooxygenase [N-oxide-forming] 5 isoform X3 has translation MTKRVAVIGAGSSGLTSIKCCLDEGLEPVCFESSDDIGGLWKFKEQPEEDRCSIYRSVVVNTSKEMMCYSDFPMPDHFPNFVNNSTLMQYFRLYAEHFNLLKHIHFQTTVRSVRQRPDFSNSGQWEVVTMGRDGREETHVFDGVLVCSGHYTKPIKPLSDFPGIDTFPGTIIHSWEYRDPDPYIGKRVVVLGIGNSGGDIAVELSRACEKTFLSTRKGAWIIGRVVDRGLPLDMIMMTRVRDLIYGLLPQALLNMIWERILNQRYDHKLYGLQPGYRILEQRVVINDDLPGRILLGELVIKSNVQKIQGSTIVFDDGTVEEKIDAVILCTGYDYRFPFLPTSLSSGSNGDLKLYRRIFPPSLERPTLAILGLFQTKGSIMPAVELQARWATRVIAGLNHLPPADKMDKAIEKDVQANLKSYPFPKLAALQVDHIPYLDAIAKEVGVSPNIASLLLRDPALGLRVFFGPCSPYQFRLNGPGHWSGARQAILTQWDRVAKPMKTRPIPEHPSFSLFFWLGLSGAALIIALLAMHMIPLFLNSD, from the exons ATGACTAAGCGTGTGGCTGTGATTGGAGCAGGCAGCTCTGGACTGACCTCCATCAAATGCTGCTTGGATGAAGGGCTGGAGCCTGTGTGTTTTGAGAGTAGTGATGATATTGGAGGACTCTGGAAGTTTAAG GAACAACCAGAGGAAGACCGTTGCAGCATTTATCGTTCTGTCGTAGTGAACACCTCTAAAGAGATGATGTGCTATAGTGATTTCCCCATGCCAGATCATTTCCCCAACTTCGTGAACAACTCTACGTTAATGCAGTACTTTAGACTCTATGCCGAGCACTTTAACCTGCTGAAACACATTCACTTTCAG ACCACAGTTCGCAGTGTGAGACAAAGGCCTGATTTCTCTAACTCTGGTCAGTGGGAAGTGGTGACCATGGGCAGAGATGGACGAGAGGAGACACATGTGTTTGATGGTGTGCTAGTGTGTTCAGGACACTACACAAAGCCCATCAAACCCCTCTCAGACTTCCCAG GTATTGACACATTTCCAGGGACAATAATTCACAGTTGGGAATATAGGGACCCTGATCCTTACATTGGGAAGAGAGTTGTTGTTCTTGGGATTGGGAATTCTGGTGGAGACATTGCTGTGGAGCTCAGCAGAGCATGTGAGAAG ACATTCCTGAGTACCCGGAAAGGGGCTTGGATCATAGGTCGCGTGGTTGATAGAGGGCTTCCTCTAGATATGATAATGATGACACGAGTTCGAGATCTGATTTACGGCCTCCTGCCTCAAGCTCTGCTCAACATGATTTGGGAGAGAATCCTCAATCAGAGATATGACCACAAGCTGTATGGACTACAGCCTGGATACAG GATCCTCGAACAGCGTGTTGTTATAAACGATGACCTCCCTGGTCGCATTCTGTTAGGGGAACTGGTGATCAAATCAAATGTGCAGAAGATCCAAGGCTCGACGATTGTCTTTGATGATGGGACTGTAGAAGAGAAGATTGATGCAGTGATCTTATGCACAGGATATGATTATAGATTCCCCTTCCTCCCCACCTCCTTAAGCTCTGGTTCTAATGGAGATCTGAAACTCTACAGAAGAATCTTCCCTCCATCTCTAGAACGTCCAACACTGGCCATCCTGGGCCTGTTTCAGACCAAAGGGTCGATCATGCCAGCTGTAGAACTACAGGCGCGCTGGGCCACCAGGGTCATTGCAG GACTGAACCATCTTCCTCCAGCTGACAAGATGGATAAAGCAATAGAGAAAGATGTTCAAGCGAATTTAAAGAG TTACCCCTTTCCCAAGCTGGCTGCGCTTCAGGTGGACCACATTCCTTACCTAGACGCAATAGCAAAAGAAGTGGGCGTCTCTCCCAACATTGCTTCACTGCTCCTGAGGGACCCTGCTCTTGGTTTGAGGGTTTTCTTCGGGCCGTGTTCTCCGTACCAGTTTCGTCTGAACGGACCGGGGCACTGGAGTGGTGCCCGTCAGGCCATCCTTACCCAGTGGGATCGTGTGGCCAAACCCATGAAGACCAGGCCCATTCCAGAACATCCATCCTTCAGTTTATTTTTCTGGCTGGGCCTGTCAGGGGCTGCATTgattattgctttattggcaATGCACATGATCCCACTGTTTCTGAATAGTGATTAG